The following DNA comes from Pseudanabaena yagii GIHE-NHR1.
TCACTAGGTGTGCGGTGAGGCTCACGTTTGTGAGGTGAGAAGAAATCAATATCAGTTTTGCCAATGGTCATGCGATCGCCGCTCTTTAGCAAAATTGGGAAGGTAATTCTCTGTCCACGCATGAATGAGCCATTACGACTACCAAAATCTACTAGATAAAAGCTACCTGACTCATTGTTAGTATTGCGAGGTTTAGCTTCGCTCCTCATCGACGAGTCAAAACCATCATTTTTGGACGCTCCAACGATCTGCAATGTGGCGTGATAGCGCGATACCCATTTATCTGTTAATACAATTGAGTTATCATAGCCCCTCCCAATTGTCCAAAAATCTGCGTTGATAAGTGGGATCATCTGTTGCCCCTCATCTGCATGAACGATCAGATAGGGGTGTGGGTGTAGAAGAGTCACTGAACTGTTAGACAACTTTGTTGTGTGCATCTCAATCAATTGCCAATATAACCTATTTATATATTGTGAGACGTGTTTAATAAATTTTGAGTTCCTTTTTCAGATTCATGGCTTTTGCTGACATATTCTGTCACTTGCTGAAACTGAATTTAGATTAGGCAAAATCTACTAATATTCTACCCTTTTTATCGCAATTAGATAACATCGGGATCGCTAGCAGGTTGGAGGTATAAAGACTTATTAGTCTCTATTTGGTCTCTGTGATAGGTAGATCAACGATCGCCACTTCGATAGGATTACTATATACTCCTCATAGAATTAAAAATTGTTATAAATAAAACCAGTCAAAAAATCACTAAAAACAAATCAAGTTGAAAAAATTTAACCTGTTGCACTTTTTTCTCTACATTACAAATCTTAAAAATTCTATGGGTTCTTGTTAAAAAACAATGATTTGGATTGCGATCGCCATACAGTTAACACTTAGTGCAGGATTGCTATGGGCAGCATGGCAGGTCTGGATGTTAAAAAAAGCACTCACTGCTACAGTCAAAACTGTAGATGGTTGGACAGAAGCTTGCCAAAATGGGTTGCAGGTATCTTCGCCAAGTCTTGAGATTGCCCGTGGTGGCGTAGGATCTTTGCGGGAGCAGTATCAGAAGCTGCAAATGCAGTTGGAAAGAATTCGGAAGTTATTGTCTGTGCTTGGACGTGGTGTATCCTTTTTAGGGAGTCGTTGGCAAAAGTCTAGCAAAGGTTCGTCAAACTCCTTAAACAACAAATCAAGTAATAGGTCGTCAGGCAGCAGATCGTCAGGGAGTAAGCATAATGTCAAACGGCGCAGGTAAATTTTTTGGTGGAGTAATCGTGGGTACTGTAATCGGTGCGGCAGTAGGTATTTTATTTGCACCCCGCTCAGGTAAAGAAACTCGTCAGGTTCTAAAGCGATCAGCTAAAGACCTACCCAAACTAGCTGAGGAAGTCAGTGCTAATGTGCAATATCAAGCCGATCGCTTGACTGTGCAGGCTCAACGTACTATTGATGAGGCTCTGATAAGATTGCAAGAGGCGATCGCGACTGGGCAGGAGGCTAGCCGCAAACTCCAAGATGAATTAATTCTCTCGATGGCAAATACATCTAATAACTCATCCATCGAAATAGACGATATTCCAGTTGAAGATGAAGATTAGACAATTAAAGAGCAAGTACTTAGTCAAGCACTTATAAGAAATTATGTCAGAAGCTATCTTCCTACTAGGTTTATCATTTTTATTAGTGGTCGTTTGCCTGACAATTCTTCTGCTCACGGCAATTCCTACATTCCAAGAGTTAGGGAAAGCTGCTAATAGCGTAGTTCGCTTAGCTGATACCTTGACTAGAGAACTACCTGCCACCCTTGAAGCCATTCGTATGACTGGTTTAGAGCTAAGTGAGCTAAGTGATGAACTAAATCAAGGTGCAAAAAGTGCAGGTGAGGCAGTTAAGCAGGTTAATGATGGGATCAAAGGTGTACGCCAGAGTGCATCTAGTGCCACGATCGCTACTAAGAGTGCATTTGCTGGTATTAAGGCTGGTTTAAAATCTTTGGGTCGTCCGCGTCGTCAAAGGCGCTCAGATCCCTATCAAGAAAAAATCCGCAGCAATAATCAATCGATTCGTGATTTAGAAAGCTTTAGCGATGATGAAGATGATGCTTCTAATCAAGGAAGATTAATTACACCCGATGACATCCGTTCTGAGGGGTTTATGGGTGATTTAAATTCAGAAGATTAAAAAAATGAGGGCGTTACGCCCTCATTTTTTTAATGAAATCATTGGTTGCAGCGATCGCAGATACCGCTGACGGTCACTTCATAATTATCAACTTTTAGTCCTGACCGAATTTGCTGGAAGCCTAGTCCTTCAAAGGCATTCCACGCAATATCTTCGATTTCACCACAGCATTTGCATCGGAAGTGGTGATGTGGCTCCACATTGGCATCATAGCGACATACGCCTTGTTCTAATAAGACTTCGCGGACGAGTCCTGCATCTCGCAAAGTTTGCAACGACAGATAAACCGTTGCCTGTGATGAGGTGGGGGCATTTTGGTTGAGATCGTTCAAAATTTGCTCAGCAGTAGGGTGATCTTGGCGATCGAGTAAGTTTGCATAAACGGCAAAGCGTTGTGGCGTGACCCGCAACCCCTTAGATTTCAAAATTTGTACTACCCGATCCGCTTGCTTTTGCATATAAACCTCCTCCTGAGTTTCGCGAAATCCTCTAACTAAGCTCCTACTGACTCAACTTGTCATCTTGAAACTTAGGAAAATTTAGCGATCAATCTTCAAAAATGTCCCAAATAATAGCAATTTAAAATTGATTCAAAAAATAGCTACTCTTGTAATTACTTGTCTAGGTAATATATCACCTCTATCTAGGAATCACAAATTTATTAATATTTTTCAAATAATTAACTAATTATGGCTATTGACTAATTTCTAAATAAGAATTATTCTTAGTTTGTTCAGATAAAGCATTAACTTTAGAGAAAAATATGGCAGTTATCGAAACCGTACCAAGCGTTGTATTTAAGACTCGTGTACGTGATGAGTCCGTAGGTGGGCCTAATCCTTATCGTTGGGAAGACAAAACCACTGGAGATCTTTTTGCTGGTAAAAAAGTAGTAGTTTTCTCTCTCCCTGGTGCATTTACTCCTACCTGCTCCTCCAACCACTTACCTCGCTATGAAGAGCTTTATGATGAATTCAAAGCGCTAGGTGTTGATGCAGTTATTTGTGTATCTGTTAACGATGCTTTCGTAATGTTCAAGTGGGGCAAAGAAATCGGAGCTAAGAATGTATTCTTGCTACCCGATGGTGCTGGCGAATTTACCCGCAAGATGGGTATGTTGGTTGACAAGTCCAACATTGGTTTCGGTCTTCGCTCTTGGCGCTATTCCATGTTCGTAAACGATAGCAAGATTGAGAAGATCTTCGTTGAGCCTGGTTTCTCTGATAACTGCCCAACCGATCCTTTTGAAGTCTCTGACGCTGACACCATGTTGGCTTACTTGAAGGGTGCTGCACCTGCTGGTGTTTCTGCTCCTCGCTTAGCATTTGAAGGTTAAATTAAAGTGTGCGAAGCACACTTTAATTTAACAACACAAGAGAAGTGTGCGTTGCACACTTCTCTATCGTTGATGTAATTTAAAAATGGGGTGGCTATGAAACTCTCTAGCAAAAATCTAAACGAGCGCCTTGATACTGTCTACGATGCGATCGTGGTTGGTGGTGGCATGGGTGGACTATCGGCGGCAATCTATTTGGCTCGCTATGGTCTGAAGTGCCTAATTGTCGAAAAAGGCAAGGGGCGATCGCTATGGATGCAAGATTTACGTAATTATGTCGGACTTGACCCCACCACCCCAGGGCGCGACATTTTAAATCATGGTACAAAGACGGCTGTGGATTGGGGAGCCGATCATTTGCGTGGCTATGTCGAAGAAGTCGTCGATGAAGGCGAAACCTTTGCCGTGAAAGTAAAAGTTGGCAAAACTAACAGTATTTATCCTATATTTCGTAGCAAGTATTTAATTGCCGCTTCAGGAATTATCGACAATTTGCCCCAATTAGAAGATATGCAAAATGTCTATGATTATGCAGGCTATACGCTTCATGTCTGCATGATCTGCGATGGTTTTGATATGTGGGATCAGAAAGCTGTGTTAATCGCGAATACAGAAGGACAAATTGGTGCTGCCTTTGTCTTAAACTGGTTCACTCCCTATATTTCTGTCTTGACTCACGGATTATGTGAAGTTAGCGATAAAACAAAACAGAAGCTTGCAGAGCATGGCTATCCCTTGTACGAAGCCCCGATCGCTAAATTCCACGGTGAAAATCATCAACTCAGTGGTGTAGAACTTACCGACGGCACAATTGTGGAAGCAACCACTGGCTTAGTGGGTATGGGTTCGATTTACCACAATCAATACCTCAAGGGCATTGAAGGGTTGGAATATGATGGGCAGAATCTTGTGACTAATGATATGTGCAAGACTAGCCACGATCGCATTTTTGCCCTTGGCGATTTGAAGAGAGGCTTGAATCAAGTTTCGATCGCTGTAGCGGATGGAACTTTAGCCGCAACTCAAATTTGGCGAAATATCCGCCGTGCTAGTCCTCCTCGCAAATGGGAAGAAAATATCAAAGTTCCTGCTACTTTGACCTAATGGAATGCGGCGCAAAGCGCCGCATTCCATTTTTTAATTAATTTGTTCTGAACTCACTTGGTCGTTTGCTTCTTCATCAAGATCGATAATCTGTCCATTAAAGAATTCTGCCATATTCCTCACAATCCTCTCTTCTTCCGATAAAACAGCAAATCCTCTGGGTTGTGTCGGCGCAGGAGGTTCGGGTTGATTTGTAGATGAGTTTATCGACGGCATTGGTGGAGCGATCGCTGTAGCAGGCTGAATGACTGGATTGGGGGATGGTACTTGTGAATTTTGGCTTGGTGGGGGAGGTGAGATCGCTGGCGAGTGGGGTAAAGGTGCAGGAACTTGTACCTGTGTTTGTTCTGATGGAGAAGGAGATGCAATAAACTTAAACATCACCTTAATTGGGCGTTTCAGCAATTGAGAGCAAGCATTTTCTAGCTCAGGACGCTTTTGAACAGCAATATTTTTAGTGGTTTCATCACGCTTACCGCCTAAACCGATTTTGACGCTATTGGTATCAACTTCTAAGAAGCGAGCTTCCATTTGCACAAAGATTGCTCTCGTTGGTGATGGCAACATTGGCAAAAGGTTTTGCCATAGTTGATCAAGGTCATATCCCACTGAAGCAAAATCATTTAGATCGTCATTTCGAGAAGAAATTGGAGCTTCGACATTTGGCAAAGAGATAGAAGCAGGGATAGATGTTTCAGGGCTATTTTTTGTAACAGGCTGTTCAATAGGAAGATGGGAAATCGTCTCTGGAGCAACAGATGGTAAATCTTGTTTTGGGTTGGATGATGCCTGTGGAATGGGATTCTGTTTAGTCAGTTGAGAGATAGGTTGTGGGCTAATATTGCGTGGAGGAGTAGCCTGAGATGTAAATGTGTTTGATGATTGCGGATGAGATAGCGCGATCGCGCCTTGTGCAGAAGGTAATAAACCCATCAAGGTCACTTCTAACCACAAACGTGGTTGGGTGGAGTTACGAATTTGTAATTCTGCCGATCGCAAATGCTGCTGACCAAGCAAGATATTGGGAGTTGGCAAGGTCTGAGCTAGCTGTACTAGGCGTTCCCAGCCTGAACTGGTCATTGCTACGAGATCACTGCGATCGCTGGCGGTTTTCGCAATTAATAAATCCCGATACACATTCGCCAAGTTCTGCAACACGATCAAGGGTTCACGTCCCCGATCCATAATCCGCCGCACATAGTCAATTAATTGCGTGGAATGATCTGTGGCGATCGCTTCAATTAATGACAGCAAATCCTGTTCTGGTACAGAGCCAACTAAATCCCAAACTGCCTCAACCGTAATCTCTCCATCTAATAAACTCAACTGGTCAAGTAGAGATTCGGCATCACGTAGTCCTCCCTGTGCAATTTGGGCAACGAGAGTGAGGGCTTCAATATGAATATTAATGTTCTCATTGGCGGCGATCTTCCCTAAATGCTTGACCATCGAATCAAGGGGAATTCGCCGAAAGTCAAAACGCTGACAACGCGAAATAATTGTCGGTAATACGCGCTGCGGGTCGGTTGTAGCAAGTATAAAGGTAACGCGATCGGGGGGTTCTTCTAAGGTTTTCAGTAATGCATTAAATGCTGCTGTGCTCAACATATGACAGTTATGAACTAGCAGCCCATTAGCGACAAAGTTATGATTGTCTTCTACTTCAATGTCATAAACTGGCTCATCACCAACGACTGTTACAGATTCTACCCTCTCCAAATTTGTACTCCATTGAGGGGATAGAGTATTGCTGTAGATCTGACAGCCATTTTCTACTGGCATTTGCCCCCATGCAAATGTAGTTATAGGTTTTAGTTCCTCTTGTGTAGGACTGAACTTTAGCTGCATATCCGATTGACTGCAACCAAGATTCAATAAGTTGATTTTCTTCCCAAGAATATCCTTCTGTAGATAAGTGAATGGTTGGACTTCCCTCTGGGGTGAGCATAAGCGCTCCATCATCCATATACCACCATGCCAAACCTTCAGGAGTAATTTGCTCAAGCCATTCCATAGAAACGTTTTTGGTAGTTCCTGTGGACTTAACCACATCAAATACGGTATTGAGTTGGGGATGGCACATGGTGCTGCTACAGACTGAGATATCCCCATAGCCATCATTCTTGGCAATACGGAAATTTGGGCGTAATTCTGACAATCTACTAATTTTGTATTCCAGCCACTCTTTTTGTTTATAACCGTGTGTCCAAGCAATTCTTGGGAATCGACTATGCTTATTTGGGTAGGTAATGGCAGCATCTCCCAATAATGTGCCATAGATGAGTCCCAGTATTTCAACGGAGATTGTTCCTGCTGCTGCACGATAATTGTCTGTGCGGCGTTCCCAGATTCCGTGACTTTTTTTGTAGGGATGTCGCTTCCAGTAGGACAAGATGCTCTGTAATCCTCTACCTTTTTGAAGTAAGAATTGAGGGACTTCAAGCCTTTCCCCGCATCCACAGGCGCAGGGGACAATATGTTCATCCCAACTTTGATATTGCTTGCTGCTGTCCATCCTGATTCTGTTCTAATTAAATGATTACCTGTACATTGAAGCGATCGCTGATTGGTTTTAATAATTAACGTAGGTTTTACGCCACGATCTAGCCAACGTAAAACCTTTTTGTATTCCCATGTTGACAAAAACTCGTTATAGCTAAGTACCTGCTTCCCCAACAGATCTTGATTGTCAATACGCATTAAACCTGTATCGGTCTGGACAAGGGTATCGCCCGTCAAACATTCGTCAATAATATAAACCTTAAACCGAGCCTTAACTGGCGCAAATTGGGCGCGTTCGATTAATTCGCGAATATTATCGACACCCGTATTACTTGCTGCGTCGATTTCGGTAATATCTAGGGCGTTGCCATTTGCAATACTATGGCATAGCTCACACTTGCCGCAGGGATGAGGAGTAGGACTATCAGAGCTTAGGCAATTGAGCGACTTTGCCATGATCCGCGCACTCGATGTTTTGCCAGTCCCCCTTGCGCCTGTAAATAAGTATGCAGGAGCGATGCGCTTAGTATTTAAGGCATTGGTTAGGGTATGCGCGATCGCTTCTTGTCCGACGAGGTCGGCAAAGATCTGCGGGCGATATTTGTGGTGGAGTGGCTCATAGCCCATAGGAACACGGGGATGCTCAAGCGCTAGTCAAATATGCAAGTATACCATTTGATTTAGGACAGTTATACTTGTTGACAGTTTAAGTGCTAGTAATTATGACAGCACCAACACCAGAGGAAAATAGTCGGAATTTAGGGTCTGCAACTCAGTCTCGGCAACAGTTGCGACATGAAAGGGTTCAAAAGGTCGTCAAGGGATTGGGGATTGGCGCTGGTGGGTCTGAACTTTTGGGGATGGGTTGGTTAATTTTTTTGGGTCAGCCGAATTAAGTATTAATATTAATGTTTACCTTAAATTGTTCTAATGCTTGCCGAATTTCTATAGCGATCACATTTTCTAATTCGCTTGTGTCAGCATGGCGATCGCTAGTAGACTTCATCGTGAGTACCAATATCAAGTAGAACTATTACTTCTGTCTGTTCTTCAGAAATTTCTATAGTAAATAAAATTCTACAGTCATAGCCACAGGAACAGGCTTTTAATCCTGCTAATTTTCCTTGCAGTGAATGGGTACTTAACTGGGTTGCAAAAACGTCCTCTTTCATCAATTGTAATATTTGAATTAGTCTTGGTTCAAGCTGAGAATTACGCTTGACAAATTTCCGAAATGCTCGTTTGAATTTTGGCGTTAAAACTAGTTCTCTCATTCTTCTGCCAAAGTTGCTTTTAGTTCAGAAATGATTTCTTCTATGGGTTGAGGTTTTAACTCTCCACGATGAAAGGCAGCGATCGCTTCTTTGGCATCTTGAGCAATTTCCTCTCGACGAGCTTCAATCATTTGATTCTTAACAATTTCTAAAAGCATTTCTCTTTGCTCAATTGAAAGCTGATTAACTGTTAAAATTGCTTCTTCTAATGTAACCATTTTAGATCTCCTAATAGGTTTAAACGTCTTGATTATAGCCAAACCTCAAATTTTTTGCTCTTTTTCCTTTCTACTTTTTCCTTATCATCTCTCTCCTTCCACTATTTTAATCTCTTCTTCTGTCAACCCATAAAGTTGATAAACTAAAGCATTAATTGCCTTTTCTAATTCGCTTGTATCAGCGTGGCGATCGCCTTTTTTGACCGTTCATAATTAAATCGGTAAGTATCTTAATCGAATTGAAACATCGCTTACAGAGATGATTACACCATTTGTAAGTTCTGTGGCATAGTCATTAATGATTGCTAACAAATGACGGTTAACGACTTCTCTGCTTACATTTCCTAGACGAAATAAAATAACACTGGGTAAGCTTTCGCCGCTAATTGCTAATAGTTGGGCAAAGTCTAAATCTACAGTAAGTAATATTCGTTCCTCTTGGCGAGCTTTTTCTAAAATATTGGGATCTGTCATCTTTTCTAGATTCTCTTCAATCAGGTGGATTGCGTCATAGCCTTGTTCTCTCAAAAGTGCAATTGTGCGGGGAGAGATGCCCATATCACCTAAGAATTTCATACTGCTTGGGGGATTTGCCAAAAGATGACTCGCTCTTGAGTGAGCCAAGCGGCATATCTAAGCGCTTGCTGAATGTCTTCTGGTTCGAGATAGGGATAGTCTTCAATTATTTCGGCTGTTGATAAGCCGTTGGCGATGAGGTTGATGACTACTGATACGGGTATCCGCATTCCGCGAATGCAAGCTTGACCTGCCATAATTTTGGGGTCAAAGGTTATGCGATCTAGTCCTGCTATTGTTTTCATTGTTTTTTACCTTTTACTCTATTTAAATTGCTGTGTATTCTTGTTCTGTTATTTCAAATTCTGGGTCGATGATTTTTACTTCTTCATAGGTGAGTTGATAGAGTTTATAAACTAAGCGATCGCACTTCTTTTCTAATTCGCTCGTATCAGCATGGCGATCGCCTTACAGTTGACAGTTTTATATCGATGGTAATTTGATTCTAATGAATTGTTTTTCTATAGTCTCAAATTGAGAGAGATGATTATGTATGGCTTGGGCAATTTTTTCCCAGTTGGTGCTACTTCGACTAATCACGATGCCTTTATGTTGAGGTGTTTGTGCGTGTAAACGAATAAAATCCCGACGATTCATGGTTAAGATGGCTCGATTGGGGCTAATGGCATAGTGCAGGACTTCAGGGTCGGGTATTTTTTGTTCTGCTTTTCCTGCGTCTTGTACGGTCAGAATGTCATACCCTAAAGCACGCAAAATTTTGACGACAGGCAATGGGAATTGCTCATCTGCATAGAGTTTGAACATTGCCTAATCTGCCTCGTTTTCAAGGATTGCTGTGGCAATTTCTTGGGGATGGCTTTCGGCGTATATCCAAGCATTTGCTAGATCAACGGCGTTTAGGGTTGGATATGCTTCTAATATTTTTGCGTCACTAAGCCCTTGTTGTTGGTAGCTGACTAATAGCCAAACGGGGATTCTGGTGTTACGGATACAGGCATCACCGCCACATACGTTTAATGTTTTCTCAATGCCGTGCCAACTATTTAATAAGCTATTAAGGATTAGTTGAATTGCTTGGGATTTTTCTGTGGGTGAGAGTGCGAGTAGTTGAGGTTCTAGTTCTTTAAGTGTCATAGTTTTTTAATTGGATATTTATAAAGTTACTCTAATTTTTCCTTTTTCCTTTCTACTTTTTCCTTGTCACCTCTCTCCTTCTACTATTTTAATCTCTTCTTCTGTCAACCCATAAAGTTGATAAACTAGAGCGTCGATCGCATTTTCTTCTTTTACCGTATCAGCATGGCGATCGCCTTACTCGTCTTGTAGCTTTTCTAAGTCGGCTAAATCTTGTAGTCGCCCAGAGGCTAATTTATTTTTTTTGAGGTTGTCAAGATTAATAATTGTATAAACTCTTTGAAATCTTGGTTGAGCATTGTATTTATATTGGTGATATTCTTGGCGGATTTGTTCGAGTGCTTCTAGGCGTTTTTGGGGTGTTTGCTTTTGCCAGTAGTGGAAATCGCTGGTTTGTTTTTTGAGTGAGACTTTATTAATAACTTTTTCCATAGTTTTTTATCTTGTTTTAATTGCTGTGTATTCTTATTCTGTGAGTTCAAATTCTGGATCAATAATTTTTACTTCGTCATAGGTGAGTTGATAGAGTTTGTAAACTAAGCGATCAATCACCTTTTTTAAATCGCTTGTATCAGCAATAGATTTTTATTCTACGTCTGATTGTCAGGATGCAACAAAGGTAAAAGCAATGTATTTTCTATTTTCTGTCTAACTTCACGACTAACATTACAATCACTCTTCATGCATTCCACTAAAAGTTGATTGGCTTTATAGTAATTGTTTAATTTTTGTTCTTGTTCTTCTGTAAATTTCCACTCATGTCCAATATTGTAATACTGAATAATTAATAAACGCAGCTTTTCAGTCCATTCTTGAGCATTAGTTAACCACCAAGAGTTAAAAGAATCTAAATTTTGATTCGGATCAGGCATTAAATCTCTTAGATCTTGTAGGCACTGATATTCTCTATCTCCTTTAATTGTCTTTGTATATTTAAGAATATGATCAAATGCAGTTTGCAATTCTCTTTCTAGATTAAGCTGAATATAGTTGATAAGGTCAAGACTTTCATCGTAATGTAATGAGTCAAAAAGCTTTAGCATAGTGATAACATCATTGTCTTCCCTACTTATGAAAGATAGATCACCTTTCCTAAGAAGTTCACGGTTAACAAGTAATATCATATATGTTTCTATCGTTCTAAAAAGGTCAAATTCGTATTTTTGATTAATATTTTTTATATTGAAATGTTGAATCTTCTTTTTGCGCGTAATATTTCTATCTATATTAGAAGAAAGATCAAGATCAAGTGCAAGTTCTCTACTCATTTCATATTGCTTCTCACCAGCGAATGTAAAGCTAATACTGAAAGAAAAACAATAAAATGACAAGTAGTAAGCTCGAATTGCTTCAAGTTTATAGGGAGATGTCACTGCTATAGACTTTTCATTAACCCAGTGCAAAAAGCTTTGTAACTTCTCATCCTCTGCCAATAAATTATCAATTGCTATCTTCATTTTTAATAACAAATGATTAGCACTACGTTGAGGTGACATTTCTACTGTTAACAAAAATACCTCACGCCACTTTTTATCAAATAAGTGTGAAACTAGCTCTTCCAAAATCTCTGGCGAAGACTGTTGCACTCGTACAATCTCATACGCTGTAAAATATTCATGAAATGTGAGGTGAGAAAAAGAGTAAACCCCATCAAACCTTTCCGTTAATAGTCCATGTTGTGATTCTATTGAAGTTACAATTTTACGCCCATTTGCTAATAATGCCTCACGATCTCCAATTACATCTCTTAAGTCTTTAATCTAAGTACAGGACAAAAATTTAATGGAGTTAAAGAAGGCTTGAGAATTGAGATGTAAGTCAAAGATGATGTGACGAAGGAAATCAAAACCAAGGCGAAAAATGCTTTTAGGAAGACGACCGTGTTTTTTAGGCTTGAGGGGATTTAGTTGAGCCAACCAAAGCCCAGAAGAAAAAGCCCAACATAAAGCCAGAGTAAGCAAAGCAATTAGTTTGGAAAGACGTTCAGGATCTTGAAGATGAGTGGACTCCAAACAAAAGCCACGGGTTTTAAAGCACCCGAATAAAGTCTCAATAGCCCAACGCTTAGCATAGTCAGCAATAGCCGTATCAGGGTCATGAGTCGTCGCGACAATTAATAAATCGCCATCATCAAGACGCATAGCGGCTATACGAAGCCAATGGTTCCAAACCTTTCTGGGCTTGGACAATACTTTGGACTGACCAACTTGGAGGTCTTGAAAACAAATGTCGGCACGCAGTTTTTTCTGCCCGTCATTGAGCAAAGTATTTTTACGAATGCGGATACGAAAACGGTTACATGGTTCACACAACAAGTAATCTAACCAATCCTCACCGACAAACTCTCGGTCTGCACTCAAAAAGTCGATTTTGCGGTCTCCAAATATTTCCAGAAATCGATTACACAATTCACAGCGCTCACGGGTGTTTGAGTTACCTTTTTTGTCCAGCATCATCCATACCAACGGGAATGCAATACCGTAATGCACTATTCCCAATGTCAGCACATTAAACACGGTTTTACCGAATTCCCAATCGGTGCGGTCGATAGAAATTACCCAAGGTTCGGGGATTTGCATGACTTTGACGACCATGAGTGCGATCTTTTCATAGTCCACTTCAAAGTCTCGAAAAAATCTCTGTAACCTCTTATAGTGTGATTCGACTTTGGCATAACCACTAAATCCTGTGGCAATTTCAGCTAGGTTTACTGTCTTTACTCGCATTAGCGCGATCAAGAACATGGACACAAAGGCTAGTCTTGCTCTATTCCATTGCAGATGTTGCTGCAACTTTTCTCGGAATAGGTTAATCTCTTTCATAGGGGTTTTATTTACGATGTGGTTATCTTTTATAAAACCCCTCCCTGCCTACTTTTGCAACTTTTTGTCCTGTACTAAGGTCTTTAATGTAAGTAGCAATAGAATTAGCAGCACGATCTCGTGAAAATAATAGTAGCTCTTCCTGAAAAGTCTCAAAAGCTAACAGGCTTAACATTTCTTCCTTTCGTTGAGTTGAAAGCCCTTTGTAAACTGCATCCCGCTCTTTCTCTCGGCTACTATCCCAGCGCTCCATTAGGAGGTCAATACCTTTTTCATAAAGTAGTGCACGATTTTCATAGAAATCATTCCTGTCTTCAAAAATTAAACATAAGAACGTTAACAACAAAGGATTTGAAGCTTGATGTTTAATTCGAGGACGTTCTTCTAATTTCGCAAAAAACTTTGAGATTCTCTCTTTGTCTTGCTCAAACCATTTTGAGACAAAAGATTGTATTTGCCATTTATCAAATTCAGCAACTTGAACCTCTCGAAATTTTGGAAAAATATATTCCTTTGCTGCTATTCGACAGGTAACAACAATCCGCGCCTGATCGTATGCCCCAGCTAAATTTTCAATTGCCCTAATTACAGCTAAGCGACGACTTTCAATAAC
Coding sequences within:
- a CDS encoding IS4 family transposase — its product is MKEINLFREKLQQHLQWNRARLAFVSMFLIALMRVKTVNLAEIATGFSGYAKVESHYKRLQRFFRDFEVDYEKIALMVVKVMQIPEPWVISIDRTDWEFGKTVFNVLTLGIVHYGIAFPLVWMMLDKKGNSNTRERCELCNRFLEIFGDRKIDFLSADREFVGEDWLDYLLCEPCNRFRIRIRKNTLLNDGQKKLRADICFQDLQVGQSKVLSKPRKVWNHWLRIAAMRLDDGDLLIVATTHDPDTAIADYAKRWAIETLFGCFKTRGFCLESTHLQDPERLSKLIALLTLALCWAFSSGLWLAQLNPLKPKKHGRLPKSIFRLGFDFLRHIIFDLHLNSQAFFNSIKFLSCT